Genomic segment of Candidatus Binatia bacterium:
AACGACCGTGCCCTCATATGCGGTCTGCACTGCGTCGAGCACTTCGACAGGGCGAAATCCGAGCTGGGTGAGCTTCTCGGCCCGCAATCGCACCGAAATGCGCGGCAACGAGCCCGACGATTTTGCCTGGATCCCCGCGGCGCCCCTGATGGTGCCGAGTACCTGGGCAACCTCATCGGCTTTTGCGTCGAGGGCATCGAGATCGTCGCCGAACAGATTCACGACGACCGGCGAGGTCTCCCCGCTGATGGTCTCGCCGATGCGATCACCGAGGAACGTCATCACTTCTGCCTGCATCCCCGGAGTCGCGCGGAATACATCGCGGATTTCATTCTCCACCGCCTCCATGTCGCGACCCGAAAGATGAGGCTGCAGCTCGACGTGGAACTCCGCACGGTGCGGGCCCCATGGATCCTCACCCTGCTCGGCGCGACCGATCTGCTCCTCCACGGTGGCGATGCGCTTATTTTTCAGCAGTTCCCCGGAAATCTGTCCTCCGACGCGCAACATTTCCGGCAGCGACGTGCCGGGCGCCGTAGTTACTCCGACAACGAAATGCCCTTCGCGAAATTCAGGCAGGAACTCGCCGCCGAGAAACGGGAGCCGGGACAACGCGAACACGCACAGCACCGCCACCACCGAGACGACGATGGTCGAGTGGCGCGTGACTCCACGGAGAACCCTTTCGTATCCATTCCGCAAGCGTATCTGGAGCCGAGGCGCGTCCGGTCCGGAACCGGAGGTCCGTCCGAAAAGAAGGACGGCGAGCGCGGGCGTCAGCGTGAGGGCAACGACGAGGGAGGCGAGGATCGCGAGCAGGTAGCTGAGGGCCAGCGGTGCGAAGAAGCTGCCCTGCAGGCCACTGAGAGTCAGCACCGGCAAAAATACGAGCGCCACGACGAACGTCGCGAAAACGACGGCGTTGCGCACCTCGAGAGACGCGTCGAGAATTACCGTGACGACCGGGCGCGGGGCAGCCGACGCGACGTTCTCGCGCAACCGGCGAAGGATGTTCTCGACGTCGATGATGGCATCGTCGACGACTTCCCCGAGCGCGATCGCAAGGCCTCCGAGAGTGATCGTATTGAGCGTCACCCCGAGCCGGTCGAGCACGACAATTGCCGTCAGCAGCGACAGCGGTATGGCGGTAAGCGAAATGAGCGCCGTACGAAAATGCCCGAGGAAAAGGAGCAGAACCACGGAGACGAGCACCGCGCCGAGCAGCAGCGAGTGACGGATGTTGGTGAGGGACGATTCGATGAACGACGCCGGCCGATGCATCGCCGGATAGAGCGTGATCCCTTCCTGCAACAGGAGCGGCTTGAGGTCGTCCAGTGCCGCCTCCAGTGCACGGGTGACCTCCATCGTGTTCGCTCCCGCCTGGCTCGACAACGTCAGCGCCAGTCCGGGGCGTCCCATGATGAGCGCGTCTCCGAACTTCGGCTCGGCGCCCTCGACGACCCTCGCTACGTCTCGCAGTCTCAGCGGTACGCCGCCGGCTCCGGCAGCCACGACTACGTTGCCCAGAGCCTCCGCGGTCAGCGTCTGACCTTCGCTCTGGATCGAAATCCGCTGATTCTCCGTTTCGACGAACCCGGCGCCGCGCACTCCGCTCGCCAGCCGCGCAGCGCCCAATACGTCCTCCAGAGAGACGTTGTGTGCGAGGAGCTGCTCCGGCAGCACCTGGATCTGCCACTGGCGCACCTCACCGCCGAACACGTTGCACCGTGCCACTCCCGGCACCGAGAGGAGCCGAGGTTTGAGCGTCCAGTCGGCGAACGTCCGGAGCTCCATCGGCGAGAGCCGGTCGCTGACCAGCCCGATCTTGAGCAGATCCATCGTGGCCGAAACCAGCGGCGAAACTTTCGGTGTCTTCACGCCGGCCGGAAGATTTCCTGCAATCTCACCGAGTCTCTCGGCCAGCTGCTGGCGTGCGGGCAGGACGTCGGTACCTTCCTTGAAGACGACCGTGATTACAGAAAGCCCCTGGGACGACTCGGAGCGAAGAGACTCCTGGCTGCCGAGACCGTTGATCGCGCTTTCGATCGGGCGGGTGACGAGTGCTTCGACCTGCTCTGCCGCCAGGCCGGGAGCTTCGGTCTGCACGGTGACCTGCGGCGGAACGAAATCGGGGAACACGTCGAGCTTCGCCTGGTCGGCGACATACACGCCGTAAGCCAGCACGAGGCAGGAGACGGAGACGACGACTCCGCGAAACCGCAGCGAGAATTCGACAATGGCCCTCAGCATAGAAAATTCGGGGACCCTGGAGCGGAGGAAG
This window contains:
- a CDS encoding efflux RND transporter permease subunit gives rise to the protein MLRAIVEFSLRFRGVVVSVSCLVLAYGVYVADQAKLDVFPDFVPPQVTVQTEAPGLAAEQVEALVTRPIESAINGLGSQESLRSESSQGLSVITVVFKEGTDVLPARQQLAERLGEIAGNLPAGVKTPKVSPLVSATMDLLKIGLVSDRLSPMELRTFADWTLKPRLLSVPGVARCNVFGGEVRQWQIQVLPEQLLAHNVSLEDVLGAARLASGVRGAGFVETENQRISIQSEGQTLTAEALGNVVVAAGAGGVPLRLRDVARVVEGAEPKFGDALIMGRPGLALTLSSQAGANTMEVTRALEAALDDLKPLLLQEGITLYPAMHRPASFIESSLTNIRHSLLLGAVLVSVVLLLFLGHFRTALISLTAIPLSLLTAIVVLDRLGVTLNTITLGGLAIALGEVVDDAIIDVENILRRLRENVASAAPRPVVTVILDASLEVRNAVVFATFVVALVFLPVLTLSGLQGSFFAPLALSYLLAILASLVVALTLTPALAVLLFGRTSGSGPDAPRLQIRLRNGYERVLRGVTRHSTIVVSVVAVLCVFALSRLPFLGGEFLPEFREGHFVVGVTTAPGTSLPEMLRVGGQISGELLKNKRIATVEEQIGRAEQGEDPWGPHRAEFHVELQPHLSGRDMEAVENEIRDVFRATPGMQAEVMTFLGDRIGETISGETSPVVVNLFGDDLDALDAKADEVAQVLGTIRGAAGIQAKSSGSLPRISVRLRAEKLTQLGFRPVEVLDAVQTAYEGTVVAQVYRESQVSDIVVVLDPASRRDPEEVGALSLSNPAGRRVRLSDIADVSLSSGRFSILHDGGRRRQVVTCTPVGRDSQSFVAEARQVLAEKVQLPAGMYIEFAGAAEQQRAATRELLVHGAMAAVGIVILLTVVLGNWRNLLLVLLNLPMALAGGVVAIYVTSFFSARHGDTLTMGAVVGFVTVFGITTRNSIMLVSHFERLVAHEGHAWDTATMIRGASERLVPILMTAAVTALGLLPLALGNGEAGREIEGPMAIVILGGLLTSTLLNLLVLPQLALRWARWDPVDREAGSSMARRDPLSEAP